The Manihot esculenta cultivar AM560-2 chromosome 11, M.esculenta_v8, whole genome shotgun sequence genome includes a region encoding these proteins:
- the LOC110625767 gene encoding clathrin interactor EPSIN 3, whose product MKKVFDQTFRDIKREVNKKVLKVPGIEQKILDATSNEPWGPHGTLLADIAHATKNYHEHQMIMAVIWKRINDTGKNWRHVYKALTVLEYLVANGSERVIDEIREHAYQISTLSDFQYIDSSGRDQGSNVRKKSQSLVVLVNDKERIVEVRQKAAANREKFRSTSTGGMYRTSSYSSTGGYSDKYDDDRYEGRYGSRDEDRNGYGYGREREYSYRDDDRYGRHGDSYGRDGDRYGRDYEERNSKDGNRDDDYRGRSQSIDGYGSRSRSSDRDRGFEDDGHSLSRGGARADDQSQDGRRLERKFSEQNIAPPSYEEVVNESRSPAHGERNGETSIAAAPGVSSPAAPRPSSPPAPKAVSPPASNNHSQAATVLSAPVTPGQGVEVVDEFDPRIPGSAGPISTTASAVATTSNNAEMDLLGSLSDSFTANQLAIMPVASATATSEHDAQANFSGSAYAVTQQPASNVMNQPFEDPFGDSPFKAIPSADDAISAQQQTSTSAVAFQPTMNQNAEMPPKMPLDTVNNYDFGDTFSGMTYSAPNVQPNSTNSQFMPHELSTSQQETDILADILPPTGPSPSVTTQTGFSDVASQPVEPSASIFVNYNSQAGSTAPVPPNMGPQPTQFNSGNFLPHGGSTAPFPSNMAPTIPAGLGSQLNSGNLLPQQSSVAPVVSPTSHHPASGPGLQYNNGSFLPQQGFAGPTAQHTASGATLQHNNANFIPQQGSAAPTVSQAAHHATGPTPHFSNGNFFPQQGSASPVSLQVAHQNATGPTPQFNNGNVMPQGSAAPVASQVGYQAPTGSAAQPATDVLGNLFSQGSNTPMASQPALPSSTGSLAIVSQPSKEKFETKSTVWADTLNRGLVNLNISGPKINPLSDIGIDFDAINRKEKRMEKQPTTAAVTSTVTMGKAMGSGSGMGRAGAGALRGPPNPTMSPGMGMGAGMNMGMGMGMGMGGGPGMGGYGGMNQQPMGMGMGMNQQPMGMGMGMGMNQQPMGMGMGMNQQPMGMGMGMNRPMGMGMGMGMGMNQSMGMGMRMGQGGHMQPPGSSMPGGYNPMMGTGGYTQQPYGGGYR is encoded by the exons ATGAAGAAGGTCTTTGATCAAACTTTTAGAGACAT CAAAAGAGAGGTTAATAAGAAAGTGCTTAAAGTTCCTGGAATTGAACAGAAG ATTCTGGATGCAACTAGCAATGAGCCCTGGGGTCCTCATGGAACTCTCCTTGCAGATATTGCACATGCTACCAAAAATTA TCATGAACACCAGATGATCATGGCAGTAATTTGGAAACGGATAAATGATACTGGCAAGAACTGGCGGCATGTCTACAAG GCATTGACCGTATTGGAATACCTCGTTGCTAATGGATCAGAGCGTGTCATAGATGAGATAAGAGAACATGCATACCAAATATCG ACTTTGTCAGATTTCCAGTATATTGATTCTAGTGGAAGGGACCAGGGTAGCAATGTCAGAAAGAAATCTCAAAGTCTTGTGGTTCTGGTGAATGATAAAGAAAGAATAGTTGAAGTTAGACAAAAGGCTGCTGCTAATAGGGAAAA GTTCCGCAGCACTTCAACTGGTGGAATGTACAGAACCAGTTCATATTCAAGTACCGGTGGATATAGTGACAAATATGATGATGACCGTTATGAAGGCCGATATGGAAGCAGGGATGAAGATCGAAATGGATATGGCTATGGGAGAGAAAGAGAATACAGCTATAGGGATGATGATAGATATGGTAGACATGGGGACTCATATGGTCGTGATGGAGATCGTTATGGCAGAGATTATGAGGAACGCAACAGCAAAGATGGGAATAGGGATGATGATTATCGGGGAAGAAGTCAAAGCATTGATGGTTATGGTTCAAGAAGCAGGAGTTCAGATAGAGACCGTGGTTTTGAAGATGATGGTCACTCCTTATCTCG TGGTGGTGCCAGAGCGGATGATCAGTCTCAGGATGGAAG GCGTCTTGAACGAAAATTTTCTGAACAAAATATTGCTCCTCCTAGTTATGAGGAAGTTGTTAATGAATCCCGAAGCCCTGCTCATGGTGAAAG GAATGGGGAAACTTCAATTGCAGCTGCTCCTGGAGTTTCTTCTCCTGCAGCACCACGACCTTCCTCCCCCCCTGCGCCCAAAGCTGTTTCTCCCCCTGCAAGCAATAATCATAGTCAAGCAGCTACTGTTTTGAGTGCACCTGTAACTCCTGGCCAGGGAGTCGAGGTGGTTGATGAATTTGATCCACGGATTCCTGGTTCAG ctGGCCCCATCTCCACAACTGCTTCTGCTGTTGCCACCACCTCAAACAATGCAGAAATGGATTTACTTGGCTCTCTGTCAGATTCATTTACGGCAAACCAATTGGCCATCATGCCAGTGGCCTCTGCAACTGCAACCTCTGAACATGATGCCCAGGCAAACTTTTCAGGATCGGCATATGCTGTGACACAGCAGCCAGCATCTAATGTTATGAATCAG CCTTTTGAAGATCCATTTGGTGATTCTCCATTTAAGGCTATCCCTTCTGCTGATGATGCTATCTCAGCTCAACAGCAGACTTCTACCTCTGCAGTCGCCTTCCAGCCTACTATGAATCAAAATGCTGAAATGCCTCCAAAAATGCCACTAGACACGGTGAATAACTATGACTTTGGAGACACATTCTCTGGCATGACTTATTCAGCACCCAATGTTCAACCTAACTCAACAAATTCACAGTTCATGCCTCACGAACTTTCTACATCACAGCAGGAAACTGATATTCTGGCAGATATCCTCCCACCAACTGGTCCTTCACCATCTGTAACTACACAGACAGGTTTCTCAGATGTTGCTAGTCAACCTGTGGAGCCAAGTGCTAGTATTTTTGTGAACTACAATTCTCAGGCTGGATCCACAGCGCCAGTACCTCCAAACATGGGTCCTCAACCTACACAATTCAACAGTGGGAACTTCCTGCCACATGGAGGATCTACAGCTCCTTTCCCTTCAAATATGGCTCCAACAATTCCAGCTGGACTGGGGTCACAGTTAAACAGTGGAAATTTACTTCCACAGCAAAGTTCTGTAGCCCCAGTTGTCTCACCCACATCTCACCATCCTGCAAGTGGACCAGGTCTGCAGTACAACAATGGAAGTTTTCTTCCACAACAAGGCTTTGCTGGCCCAACAGCTCAACATACTGCATCTGGGGCAACTCTACAGCACAATAATGCAAACTTTATCCCACAACAGGGCTCTGCTGCCCCAACTGTATCACAGGCTGCTCACCATGCAACTGGACCAACTCCACATTTTAGTAATGGAAACTTTTTCCCACAGCAGGGTTCTGCTTCTCCAGTTAGCTTACAAGTTGCTCATCAAAATGCAACAGGACCAACTCCACAGTTTAACAATGGGAACGTAATGCCACAAGGCTCTGCTGCCCCAGTTGCTTCCCAAGTTGGCTATCAAGCTCCAACTGGATCTGCTGCTCAACCTGCAACTGATGTCCTAGGCAACTTATTTTCACAAGGGTCAAACACTCCTATGGCATCTCAGCCAGCTCTTCCATCTTCAACAGGATCACTAGCAATAGTCTCACAACCATCGAAGGAAAAATTTGAGACCAAGTCAACAGTTTGGGCAGATACGCTGAACAGAGGGCTAGTAAACTTGAATATTTCTGGAC CCAAAATCAATCCATTGTCTGACATTGGAATCGATTTTGATGCCATTAATCGTAAGGAGAAGAGAATGGAAAAACAACCAACAACAGCTGCTGTAACATCTACTGTCACAATGGGTAAAGCTATGGGATCTGGTTCTGGTATGGGGCGAGCTGGTGCAGGTGCTCTTAGGGGTCCTCCAAATCCTACTATGAGTCCTGGCATGGGAATGGGTGCAGGCATGAATATGGGAATGGGCATGGGCATGGGTATGGGTGGAGGTCCAGGCATGGGAGGTTATGGAGGCATGAACCAACAACCCATGGGAATGGGAATGGGCATGAACCAACAACCCATGGGAATGGGAATGGGAATGGGAATGAACCAACAACCCATGGGAATGGGGATGGGCATGAACCAACAGCCCATGGGAATGGGGATGGGCATGAACCGACCTATGGGAATGGGAATGGGGATGGGGATGGGCATGAACCAATCCATGGGAATGGGGATGAGGATGGGACAAGGTGGCCATATGCAACCTCCTGGATCATCCATGCCTGGTGGTTATAATCCCATGATGGGAACAGGTGGTTATACTCAACAGCCATATGGTGGAGGATATCGATGA